In the genome of Urocitellus parryii isolate mUroPar1 chromosome 7, mUroPar1.hap1, whole genome shotgun sequence, the window CCTGGGGTGACTGGGCCAGGATGTATCACTGGGCCAGGAGGAACACTGGCCTGCAGAGCCCACCTTGACGGGGCGCTGACCGCAGCTCCTGGAGGTCCATCCTCACTGCCCGCCTCTGCCGCAAAGCTCAACCACCTCTGGTCACGCACCAGCTCCAGGCAAGACCAGGCCTGGTCATTGCCACACAGGGGCCTCTGCCCTCTGATCAGGGGTCATGAACTAAGATCTGGAAAAAATCTCTGAGACCACCTAGAGATggcacagatggggaaactgaggcccaaagaggaaaaagaacttGCTCAAAAACCTCCCAGCTGTAGGCCCCAGCCCTATACCCAGGGTTCCTGCACTGCCCTATCCCAATCATGTCCTCCCACACCGCCTCGAGGGTCACATATCTGGCTCTCAATTGTTCTTTATTGTTCTTTACTTAAGTTttaggcagacacaatatctttatttgatttttatgtggtgctgaggatcgaacccagtacttcacgTGTGtcaggcgagcactccaccagttgagccacgaccccagccctcaaCTATTCTTTAAAAACAGTGCTTACGTGGGGTGGGGACTGCTGGGCTTGCCTGGCAGGGCCTGGCGTCTGCCTGCAGTGACATGCTTGTTGGGGAGAAGGGGCAGGAGCAGCTCTGGGTCCTGCTTTGTGCTGGTGCTTTCTTGCATGTGGCCAGGTCCCCTCCTGACTCCCCCTGCTCTGCTCCTGCATAAGCAGCGAAGAGAGGGGCTGGGTGTGGCCCGCCCCTCTGAGGCGACTCTCGTGGTTTCCAGACGCGACTGCACCCTTAGTGGATGAGAGAGCCCCCGGCGAGCAGGCGGCCGCCCAGCCCCCCACGGACATCCCAGAAGGAACCACAGGTGAGGGCGACCCCAGGAGCCAGCGCTGGGCTGACCTGCTGCTGGGATGGTGCACTTTAGGTCATCCTGGTGTCCGGGCGAGGCAGGATGTGGGCGACCCTGGCTTCTGGGACTCTCTGGCTGTGGGGAGCCGAGGCCTCGGGGCCTGCAGCCTCCCCGAGGACTGACAGCCTCTGGATTCCTCCTGGagcctcctcccctgcctcagtCAGCACATCAGCTGCAGAGTGTATGGGGCTTTCTGAGGCAAGAGACAGAGCCAGGCCTTCACACCCCGGGCATCAGCCCTCCTGCTCCAACTCTGCCCAGCAGCAGGTCACCCTCCTTGGCCGGTTTGTCCGGAGGAGCACCCGAGCTCGCAGCAGGACTAGATGCCTCCACACTTTTTGAGGGCTTCATGGGGCAGTCCTGGGAGGATCCCAGAGAGCGACCTGGCATCCATTTATATCACTCTTGCCCTGGACACAGTGTTTGCAGAAAGACGAGGAGAGGTACCCTATGACAGGGAATCGGACAGAGAAGGGTGCCGACAGGAACAGCACTGGCTCGGGGCTGCCCAGTTCCTAGAGAGCTgcctcctggggtccccaggaaAGGGACAGCTCAGCTAGGGCCCCTGGTGTCGTTCTCTCTGTGGCCTCTTCCTTGGCCTTAATTGAGAGTGTCCAGCAAGAAATGCAGAGGACCCCGCCACCCTGGGCCAGCCGTGGAGGGCAGGTGGAAGCCGGCagcaattttctttccttcctgggtCAGTGCTCTCTCCCAGCTGGAATTGAGAAGCCACTGGGGGGCATGTGCACCCCTTCAAAGTGCGTTCCTCCTTGGCCAGGTGATGGGCAGCGAGGCCTTCTGAGATGGCTGGAGGGATGGTCCCCAAGCCTGCAGGGCTTCAGTCTGGAGCATGAAGGTGATCAAGGACCTCGGAATGAAAACTCACAGAGTGTGCTCACCGGTGACTTGATTTTGTCCCCTGCTGTCCCTTATAGTGTTGTTGGTGGGGGAGTTTGTCCCTTGCCCAGGATGAGAACGTCAGCCAGCTCTTGACTTTTCATGGATCCTGGGTAATTGGGGGCACCATCTGACAGCCAAGCTCCTCACACTGGCCGAGCTCAGGCCCTCCACtggggtggcctggggcaggtgGGTGGGATGGGCAGCAGGCTGGCCTGGTGTGAGTTGCTGTCCTCCCTGGCAGGTGTTGGGACAGAACTCTTTCTCTCTTGGAAACCTCATCTGAATTCTTCTGGgctcttctttctttattccctATCTCTTGCCACTGTCCCATGAAGACCCTCCCTCTGCACTGGATTCCGGCAGACTtcctgtcccctctctcctggaCCCAGCAATAGCTCACCTCTGCTGAGGGTGGCTGGCTTCCACTGGTGGCCTGTTAGATGTGATCTGAGATGCCCTCCTGAGCCTCTGACCTGGCCAGCATCAGCTCCATGGGAGATCCCAGCAGCAAATTTGGGGTACCCTGCTGGCTGGGCTGCAGTGGTGCTCCTCTGCTCAGCCCCCGAAGCATCCCCTCTCCCACCCCAAGGTGTTCCCAAGGGGGACCCTGACAGTGCTCACTAGGTCCCTGGCCAGAGGGAACATGTCAAGTGTCTGTCTCCAAATGATGCCTTGGAAACCACaggccacctcccacccccagccctttccacCCTCCGTGTGGTGGCAGGTTTTAGGGTTCGATGAGCGTTTTTTCAGCTGTCGACAAGATATGCCTTAGTTTAGTCCCTCGTCTTGGTGCACCCTGTTTGCTGTGTCTTGTGTTCCAGTGAAACTGCCCACGGATGTCCTGTGGGGTGCAGTGTGGCTGCCACTGCAGGAGTCCTGCCTTGCTGGGAGCAGGGAGCCCTCCTGCTTCCTTGAAAATGCCCCCAGGGATATCAGAGGCTGTTAGCTACCACATCCCCACTGCCATGCCCCCTGCCCCTCTGAGGTTTTTCTGAGTGTCCCTCCCCCTCACCAGGGCCTTCCAGTTCTGCACCACCAGGCCAGGAGGTCGCAGTTCTGCAGGGGCACAGGAAGGCTTTCATCTGCCCCGTGGCAGGGCATCATCCCGGGGTTCTCCGTGTGCCTGCTGCCTCGAAGACTCTGCGGCCCGTTAGCTGGACGGTTAGCTGGACGTGCTGTCACTGAGTGCCCTTCTTCCCTTTTCATCTTCTTCCCCAAACTCAGACCAAACTCATGCTCAGAGCTCCTGAGCCATGGGCTAGCGTTGGCCCAGTGCTGTGTCATGGGACAAGAAGCTGTCACCATTGAGACTAGCCCAGTGCTGTCTGTGGGGGACCCAGAGGGTGTCCATGCTGATGATGGACACCCTCAAATGCTGCCTCCTTGCAGCTGCCCTGGGACAGCCAACCAGCTGGGTAATTAAGAGGCCACCGTGTGGCTGCCCAACGACCCTGGGTACCTCTTTCCCTTGCCACTCTCTCCATGGCAGAGCATGCTGGCATCTCTGCCGGTCTGGGGACTATGCTGATGGCCCAGCCAGGCTCACAGGCATTTCTCGGAGGCCGTCACCTCTCGTCGGCCTCAGGCAGGCTGGTAAATGCTGGGGCAGAGGTCAGTGTGTGGCCAGCTGCTTATGTGCTCCGCCTCAGGCAGTTGCATCCTGTGTTCTAGGAATGAACGCTTCTTGATTTAGGTCCTGTGGATGTTGTCAGGAAATTGACTCAGCTTTCTTTGTTTGGGGTGACCGGTGGCTCCCTAAACAGGAACCCAAGACCCCCCAAAAGCTACTCTCTGACACCACTGGCCTCCCTCCGGCCAGGCAGCACCCGTTCCTGGAGGATTTGAAGGAAAGAAGTTAACAAGTTTGGGGCACCCACCCTAGCCAGGCACCCTGCTGCACACCTTCACACGCACTCTCTACTCTCTACCCCTCCCATCCTCCAGAAGACAAGCTGGGGTCATCTTCCTGGGGCTCCAGATGAGAaaacggaggctcagagaggaggtGTTGGCCGCAGGGCAATCTGACCCTGAGTCTCCCACCTGCAGTGCTGACTGCGGGGGGCCTCACAGCAAGTGCTTCTCTGACCTCTGGGTCCTGGCATCTTTGTGAGTCATGACTTGAACCCCCTCTTCCCTCCTAGGTGACAGTCACCGGTCAGGTGTGtggctttggggttttgtttAGGAAACCATTGTCATTGCTGTCCCCAGCAGTGACCTTTGCAGAGGAGCCAGGGCTGCAGCCCTTAGTATTCTGAGGATGTGTCtttcctgcaggttttaggaaagaTCTAAGATGCAGAGTTGGTTCTGGCAAATAGTAACTGTCTGTTTTTGTCCTCCCTCTGCTGACCCCTAAACCAGCCGAAGAAGCGGGCATTGGGGACACCCCAAACATGGAAGACCAAGCCGCTGGACATGTGACTCAAGGTCAGTGGGCCCAAATTGCCTCCACCACTTGGGAATCAAAAGGAGAGAGATTCGAGCATTCAGTGGGCCACCCCAAAAAGAGCTCAGACCTGGATATTTCCCCAAATACTTGGTTCTTACCAAAGGTGGGCCACTCAGTAGCAAAAGAGCCCTAGCAGGGTTTTTTTCTGACACCATTTTTGTGTCATTCCTGAAGTGTTCAGTGTTCCAAAGGGAGCTGACCTTGCCCAGCCTGGGAGTCGAAAATAAATATCTgacagaaatgcaaatatatatgcaGACAAAAGCTGTCCCCATCACCACCAAACTTTTGCATTTGAACTTTCTTCTGTGTAGCCTGCAAACCTTATGATTTTCTTCTCAGGAAGTGAACTTGTTCAGTTCAAGAAAAGCAGCTTTCTGTTATTGTTTATCATAAATATGCTAAGAACTTAATTTATAACATTCTAGAGACCCAGGGTCAttttagcactgagccacatccccagaccttttgatttttcattttgagaccgaatctccctaagttgctgaggctgaactcgaacgtgtgatcctcctgcctcagcctcctgagttgctggtgttacaggtgtgttccattgtgcccagctagagATTCTTAATCTTGGGAAATGGAGACTTCTGGTATAAATACAACATGGGCTGGGCTTGTTTAGTATCATTTTCTGGCCAAATGAACTGTACGATGTGAAAGCTTCCAGAGTACAAAAGAGCTGAGATAGTGTTCTTTTGTCCCAAAAGTGATGGGGGATTTGAGGCCAGGGTGCTGTCTGTCTTTGGAGACTCGGCCTCCCTGAGAGCATGGTGAGGCTAAAGATTCTCATCTCACCTGGCATGGAGAGGGTGCCTTCGTTCTTAGGTGAACAGAGAGCTTTGGAAACTACTAGAAGGAGAACAATGCACAGCAGGGCCTCCATCTATGTGTGAATTAACTAAAACCCTGGCTCCTGTTTGTGTGCAGGAATGGAATCCGGGTGTCACACAGACGCTGGGCCACCGAGCCCAGCTCCCGCCCTCCCATTCCTTGTGGTCGTGGGTTTCAGCTTAGGTAAAATTGGAGCTTTCGTGAATTATAATCTCCAGAAGTCAtcatctatttcctttttttaaaaaaaagtgaatgtgaGTTTGTTCTACAGATTTGGGGTGCAGCCTGTAGTCCGACGGTGCCTAAGACCATTAAGGTTGTCTCTGGATAGAGCTGTGGTGTGCGGGGAGTCGGACAGGTGAAGGCCTTGACCAGTCCAGGGATACCCGGGGGTCCACCCACCTCCTTCAAGTGACCGCAGAGACCAGGCCTCTGGGAAGAAGGTGGGGGGCCTGTCTGGAGGGCTGTCTGCCCTGACTCCATGGCGGCCCCAGTGCTTGCTGTGTGGCATATTTGCTGACACCTCATGGTGTCCTGGGAGTGGACAGGACATTCTGCCAACTCACTCCTCCCTCTGGGAGCGAGCTGCGTGCTGGGCTCCTCACTGAGGAGCGTGGGCTGCACCCCGTCCCCCCGCCCCCGTGCTGATGGTTTTCAAGGTGTGCTCCCATCCACGTCTGGGGGCTTTGTCTCTTTTTGAAGAGTGGCTCTTGAAGTCCTGGGGTCCGAACCTCCTAGTCGAGAGCAATCCTTAGGAGACTCTGGGAGGAATGCGCTTTCTGGAAGGCAGTGGGGACCCAGCCTGTTGAGTGGCATGGTGACCAGGGCTGCCCTCACCCTGGACCCGTGACCTGGCCTAATGACAGAAGTTCTGGCCCTCAGGCTCagctctctttggggctacttttCTGAGAGGTTGACTGAGGACCCCAATAAGGTCCCCAAAGACCCTGCAAGAAGCAGGGATGCGTCTTTTCCTGACACCAGCTGATCCAGGGAGGGTGCATTTATTGATCACCTGCTGTATGAAGGCACAGTTCTGGGAACACAAAGTGAATGAGATGGAGAGTCTGCCCAGGGTGAGGGTAGAGGGGGCTCGAGCTGTGCCCGATCTAGGTGGCAAGCCAGTGTGAAGCCACACCCCTGCTGACGGGTGGGGACAGGGTCTGGTCCACACATTACTCACATGCCCACCGCTGCACATGTGTGTGGGCACACGTCTGtgctcccctgccttccctcccctcgTCCTAATCTCTTTTCCAAGTCCCTGAATCCTTTGGGGCCACAGGTCTGGCTCCAGGAGAGCCCGGGAAGTTATGTGGGTTCTTCTGTTGGAACCAGATGGGATGTCCAGAGTTGGGAGTTAAAAAAGTAAAGTGTGCTTATGAGGACCGTTCAGAACACACAGCCACACGCTGCACAGAGGGGCTCACATGAATGTCACGTGaataagccagaaaaaaaaaaatgagcgtGGCCTCCATCAGCTGAGTTGGTGCAACACGTGGTGTGACCGGTTAGAGCAGGCGACCCCTGAGTCTTGGCTGCCACCAAggtcctgcctcaccttaggcaGAAGGTCTGCTGTGTGACGGGTGAGCTGGAGAGGGCTGCACGCGCTCCCCTTTAAGGGAATCTTATGACACTCTCGATCCTGGACGATTATAAATCACGGCTTTCCAGGCTCGAGGCTGGGTGGGTTTGTGGCACCCGCTTCATTCACCGGAAAGGGAAACAGTCAGAAAGAGTAAGAGGAAAGGGGGTCCTCTGTGACAAGCTCCAGGCCCTGCCCAGAGTCTGTGGGTAAAAGGAGAAGTAGTGCCCACACCAGAAGGGGCCTTGGAGGTGACCAGGGCTAAGCCCtccttttatagaaaagaaaactgaggcccagagagaggaggtgCTCACCCCAGGTCACCCGCAGGTTGGTGGCAGTGAGACAAGAGAGCTTTCATTCTAAGCAACCAGCAGCGAGAGGAGACCAGAGCCGTGCTCCTGCCAGGTCAGGGGCCTGTGATGCGTCTGAGCGTCTTTCTCTTATGGCGAGAGTGACGTTCCCTCTCTAAACAGTTCCTGTGCCCTTGCTAACCTTTTGCCACTGCTACCTCTTCAACCCAGAGAAGGTGAGCGCTCCAGGCCTGCAGAGGGCGGCGCCCGAGAGGCCCCAGGCCGAGGTCTCAGTGGCATCTCTGGGTGAAAAGCAGCCCGAAGCTCCCGTCCAGGCGAGTGCACACCTTCCTCAGCAGCAGCCCACCTGCCCGGTGCCACCTCCACCAGGAGGCCCTGGAGAAGCCCCCCTGGAGTGGGGTCAAGAGCACGGGGGCCCAGCCCAAGAGGGTGTGGCAGTCGCAAAGCCGTCCTCCCCTGCGCATCTCCACGCGGAGCCCGAGGGGGCCGAGGTTGTCCAGGAGAGCTGGCGCAGGGAGACGGAGCCCGGGCCCCGTGAGGGCGAGGCCTCAAACGCAAGGGCCCCAGGGCTGACCCCCCAGCACGTCCCCCCCAGGCCCAGGACCCCCATCCCACCCGAAGGCCCCAGAGAGGCCACACACCAGCCCTGGGGAACAGGACCCGAGGACCTAGAGGGAAGCCAAGACCGTGGGCCGCTGGAGCGCCAGTTATGGAGAGACCAGGACCAGGAGGGGCTGCCTCCGAAGGGAGGCCATGACAAAGAGAGGCTGGGAGGCCGGGAGGAGGTGGATGAAGACCGAGATGTCGACGAGTCGTCTCCCCGAGACTCCCCTCCTTCCCGGACCTCTCCAGAAGGGCCGTCCCCTCCGGCGGTCTCCAGAGAAGCCGCTGGTATCTGTGGCTTCCCGGCTGAGGGTGCCATCCCACCTCCTGTCGATTTCCTCTCCCAAGTTCCTGCAGAGATCCCGGCCTTGCAGCCCACTGGGCCCAGCACAGGGCCCCCGGTGGAAGGGCCCGAGGCTGCCCCCGAGTTCACGTTCCACGTGGAAATCAAATCCCATGTGCAGAAGGAGCAGGCCGGGTCAGAGCTGGATCTGGAAAGGGCCGCACATCTGGGGGCCCCTGGAGAGGAGCTAGAGGCCCAGGGCAACTCTGTGGGAGAGGCCACAAGAGAGGCTGGCCTCCCGGAGCCACCTGAGAAGCGGCCTGCAGCTGGTTTGCCAGGGAGGCCTGTCAGCCGGGTCCCCCAACTCAAAGGTCTGTGTGTTGAGCTCCCTCGCTCTTCCCCTGGCGCCCTCCTGTGCCACCCCGGCTGCGGGCACTGCCACCGGCCCTCCTTGACTCCTGCCACCCCAGAGTTCCAAGACAGCCACTAAAATGGCACCTGGGCCACCGCTGCTCCCCTCCCTCGGCCACCTGCCCCTGGGGCTTCAGTAGCACGAGCTCCTCACGCTTGGCCGCCGTTTTGCATGTCACCGACATCCCTGCCCAGTGCTTTCTGCCCTGTCCAGTTCTCGGACCTCTTGATGTATCCTCCGTGGTCCCTCAGCCCACAGGCGGTGGGTGGGCGAGCCCCATAGAGAGGACAACAGCCACCCCCATACTCAAGGGCTTCTGCTGTGCTTTACACTCATGGTTCTAGAAACTCCCCCACACTCCCAAACAGGCAAAATCagcctcattttacaaatgagaaaactgaggcttagagaggtaaAGTAACTTGCTGAAGGTCACCTATAGGAGGGGAAGGATCCAGGTTCAGAAGCCAGGTGGGTCTGGTCTGATAGGCACACTCCCACACTCCGCAGTGCCTTCCGCAAGGTGCTGGAGTACGCTTTCCTAATGCAGGGATACAACAAGGGCTGCGTGCCTGTCTTCTGCTGTCTTCATCAGACATGTCACATTTGGCAGGTGACACCCACGCAGCAGCATTTACAGGTGGCCAAGAGCCCAAACTGAGCCTTTGGCCCAACAGCCCCACCCTCACCCCGCCCTGCCTTGTGGCAGGAGACTGAAGAAGCAAGATCTTTCTGGTCCAAAGTGCCTCCTCTACCCTCAGCAGAGACCAGAGACCCCGAAGGCCCCTGCATTGACATCACAGGGGGGTCGCAGCCTGGCCCACCTGGAGCACGACCACAGCAGCTTGAGGTCAGGAGAGGTAGGAAGGGAGACTCCCCAGTGTCGTGGAGAGGACTTTCATATCCTAGGAGAGACCTTTGGCCTCAAAGTGGATGTATTCATAGGTTTAAGATTTTAGAATAGTTAGCGTTTTAGAATTATTTGCAGGGCCCAGGAATTGATGCTACTTAAGCTCACAGTCATAAACATCTATTAGATTTTTATTAGGTTCTACTTAACAGAGCAATCTTTGAAGTGTTATAGATAAAGGAAACTGTGTTTAAGATTTAGGACGGAGTTGGGGTGGGAAAATCCTACAGCCTGGTTTAGATTCCAAAGCAGGAGGGGACAAATGACTGAGGCTTGTCAGGGTGTTTACCACAGGGTTTTCTAAAGtgatattttattgaattctGGTCCACCTGATGTCAATAGGTGCATCCAGAGGGGAAATGAGTTCCATGGCCCTGTGAATTGAGAAACCCAGTTCAGGTTTGCTGCTGGAGAATTTGTTAGAGTCTTTAATGTATTAATGCATGTCTTGGCCCTCCAAGGACGCATCCTATGGACTTCCCACATTTATTTGATCTCTCCTGTAACATCTCCTGGAAGAGGGCTCCTTGAGTCCTAGCTGGATTGGGGAGATGCCAATCTTGCAGATTCTCCTGTGATCAGATGGTGCTGTTGATTTGAGCTAAGGAAGGAGCATGTGAGTCAGACCCTCTTTGGCTCCTATTCAAAGGTCTGGGTGCCACGTTCGGCTTACAGGCTCAGTCTCTCTGAGCCCGGAGCCACTGTCTCCAGGTGGTTCTGCCACACCTGGGCTAGAGGAGAAGCACCAGGCACTCCAGAAATCCAAGACTGTCACAGCCAGTGAGAAACCCCAGGAGCTCATTGTCCTTGGGGCAAGAGGGAATATGATGTCAcaaccaaagaagaaaatgtgttatcAATGTTCAATGATGAGCATGAGCtagaggagaggctggggttcGGTGGGCAGGCCCCACCACGGGCAGCTTCCTAAGCAACAGCCACCAATTGCTGAGCCCCATACCCAGATGTTATCTGTGGGATGTTGGATGTTAACAGTTTATAGCTAATTAAGGATTAGCTTCCTCCGTGGGAAGAACCCCCCgccagggctggggggggggatgGGCTTATGTACGCATCCTGGAACCGGTGGCCGACGTCCCCATTAGTAAGGCAGGTTCTAGGGGTGCATCCAGAAAAATGGGGTGAAGTCATCCCCACCAGACTCACCTCTGCTGGTGGCAGGTGACCAGGAGCAGGGAGGCAGGGTGGTCAGCATAAGAAGGCAAATGTTAGGATTGCTTATGAACCGGCCCAGGGGCCAGGGGAATCCAAGGTGGCTCCAGTCAGGTCTCAAGGCCCTTAAGAAGAAACCAAGGCTGAGCCTAGCCACAGGGTGGAGACAACCCTTGATCCTGAGGTCCTGCAGGAGGACAGAGCCTGGCAGAGCTGTCCCCAACCATGGCTTTTAAATGCTCCTCCATGGAGTGGGCTTGGCCTCCCCTGGGTGGGGCTGACCCCGGCAGAGACAGGGAAAGAGTCTGTGGGTGGGAGCTGGCACTGCCCACTCTCCCAAGACAGCCCGGTGTCCACACGTGCCTCTAACAGCCTCCACTGCGTCTCCTCTGCATGTCCCCGCCCTCAGCCAGCCTGCTGCCCCCTCACCAGGTTGCTCTGAGCAATGGCCCCAGTGTGGTGTGTTGTACTAACAAAGCGACATCTAGCAGATTCCGGGGGGAAAGAAACCCCACTGTGTTTCCACCAAACCCAGCTGAACAAAACGCGGGCCACTGACCCCGAACTTCGGCTGCTCCACCTGCGCACCAGGAGAGTGGGTTGTAACGCGCATTCTCGTTTTATATTTTATCAGCCCGCATGGTCAGTAAAGGCAAAGAGGGGACTGGAAGCGAGGACAGAAAAGCAAAGGTAAGCTGACTCCGGGAACCTCTGATGCCGGTCACTGTCATGGAGGGCTTGAGCTTTGTGTGTGCGGTCACACACCACGTAGGGGGCATTTGTCACTAGAGAGCAACTGTCATTTGAAGTGCATTGTGTTTTTCTGCaaggtttaaaaaaatcccaTCATTTATCAATTTTGTACCAGAGAAGGACCGTCAGAAGGTTAATGACATGGTGCTCCTTAAATTGCCATCTCCTCAGCATAGTTTGAATGAGGGTATGTTTGAATTTTCTACAATAAAGTTTGAGTCTTGCACATCTTACACTTGCCACCCCAGATCTAGGcccagcaaataaataaataaataaataaataaatatacattatgtgatacataaaaaatatatgacactatatgtatatattgaatGATAtgtgatacataaaaatatatgacactatatgtatatattgaatGATAtgtgatacataaaaatatatgacactatatgtatatattgatcatatatatatatatatatatatatatatatgatacaaatgtacatgtatatgatACATAGAAAATGCATTagggctgggcacaatggcacacacctgtaatcccagtggctcaggaggctgaggcaggagaatctcaaggttcaaagccagcctcagcaacttagcaaggtcctaagcaactcaatgagaccctgtctctaaataaaatacaaaatagggctggggatgtggctcagtggtcaagtgcccctgagttcaatccctggtaacccccccccaaaaaaaagaagaaaaaatgcatcagggagctgagtgtggtggcacacacctgccatcccagtgactgaggcagaggcaggaggatcataagtttgagagcttgtatctcaaaacaaaaaataaaaaggcctgggatgtaACTCGGTGGCtgagcgcctctgggttcaatcctcagtactgcacaaaataaacagaatacaTTAGGAGGCTGAGGGGATCTTGAGCCAGGAAGTGGTCTCCAGCCAATGCAGGGAGTCCGGTGAGCCCGGGAAGTGAAGGAAGTCAATGAGCAGGCTGCGGCAGGGCAGGGAAAGGCTTGCCACGGAGGACAAGCACAGGACCAAGGGCCTCAGGCAGAAGTGTAGCGGGGACTAGCGACTGGCCCCGTGGCTGATCCTCTGTGTGGGCTGACGTGAGCTGGAAGGATATGAGAGGAGGGAAAACTGACCCACTCCTTAAACAGAGTGGAGAAGCGAGGGTTGGTGCAGTGGACACCGTTTTGCAGTCTTGCCATAGTGGCGATTTGGGCTGAACCCTCATCAGTCTTCAACAAGCAATCCCAGGGACGGCAAATGAGGCCACCTGTGTGCCACACGCCTGCCTCCTGAACCCTGCTGGTCCCTGTCAGGCGTTCATTCTTCAGCTGCAGTTTACCCCCTCGGTAGCTCTG includes:
- the Mapt gene encoding microtubule-associated protein tau isoform X5, translating into MAEPRQEFDTAEDHAEGYALLQDQEGEHGLKAEEAGIGDTPNMEDQAAGHVTQEKVSAPGLQRAAPERPQAEVSVASLGEKQPEAPVQASAHLPQQQPTCPVPPPPGGPGEAPLEWGQEHGGPAQEGVAVAKPSSPAHLHAEPEGAEVVQESWRRETEPGPREGEASNARAPGLTPQHVPPRPRTPIPPEGPREATHQPWGTGPEDLEGSQDRGPLERQLWRDQDQEGLPPKGGHDKERLGGREEVDEDRDVDESSPRDSPPSRTSPEGPSPPAVSREAAGICGFPAEGAIPPPVDFLSQVPAEIPALQPTGPSTGPPVEGPEAAPEFTFHVEIKSHVQKEQAGSELDLERAAHLGAPGEELEAQGNSVGEATREAGLPEPPEKRPAAGLPGRPVSRVPQLKARMVSKGKEGTGSEDRKAKGADSKTGTKIATPRGTAPPGQKGTANATRIPAKTTPSPKTPPGTGKKNVQRKLPEASKQVHRKPPPAGAKSERGEPAKSGDRSGYSSPGSPGTPGSRSRTPSLPTPPTREPKKVAVVRTPPKSPSSTKSRLQTAPVPMPDLKNVRSKIGSTENLKHQPGGGKVQIINKKLDLSNVQSKCGSKDNIKHVPGGGSVQIVYKPVDLSKVTSKCGSLGNIHHKPGGGQVEVKSEKLDFKDRVQSKIGSLDNITHVPGGGNKKIETHKLTFRENAKAKTDHGAEIVYKSPVVSGDTSPRHLSNVSSTGSINMVDSPQLATLADEVSASLAKQGL
- the Mapt gene encoding microtubule-associated protein tau isoform X4, with product MAEPRQEFDTAEDHAEGYALLQDQEGEHGLKASPLQTPADDGSEEPGSETSDAKSTPTAEAEEAGIGDTPNMEDQAAGHVTQEKVSAPGLQRAAPERPQAEVSVASLGEKQPEAPVQASAHLPQQQPTCPVPPPPGGPGEAPLEWGQEHGGPAQEGVAVAKPSSPAHLHAEPEGAEVVQESWRRETEPGPREGEASNARAPGLTPQHVPPRPRTPIPPEGPREATHQPWGTGPEDLEGSQDRGPLERQLWRDQDQEGLPPKGGHDKERLGGREEVDEDRDVDESSPRDSPPSRTSPEGPSPPAVSREAAGICGFPAEGAIPPPVDFLSQVPAEIPALQPTGPSTGPPVEGPEAAPEFTFHVEIKSHVQKEQAGSELDLERAAHLGAPGEELEAQGNSVGEATREAGLPEPPEKRPAAGLPGRPVSRVPQLKARMVSKGKEGTGSEDRKAKGADSKTGTKIATPRGTAPPGQKGTANATRIPAKTTPSPKTPPGTGKKNVQRKLPEASKQVHRKPPPAGAKSERGEPAKSGDRSGYSSPGSPGTPGSRSRTPSLPTPPTREPKKVAVVRTPPKSPSSTKSRLQTAPVPMPDLKNVRSKIGSTENLKHQPGGGKVQIINKKLDLSNVQSKCGSKDNIKHVPGGGSVQIVYKPVDLSKVTSKCGSLGNIHHKPGGGQVEVKSEKLDFKDRVQSKIGSLDNITHVPGGGNKKIETHKLTFRENAKAKTDHGAEIVYKSPVVSGDTSPRHLSNVSSTGSINMVDSPQLATLADEVSASLAKQGL
- the Mapt gene encoding microtubule-associated protein tau isoform X17, with translation MAEPRQEFDTAEDHAEGYALLQDQEGEHGLKASPLQTPADDGSEEPGSETSDAKSTPTAEAEEAGIGDTPNMEDQAAGHVTQEKVSAPGLQRAAPERPQAEVSVASLGEKQPEAPVQASAHLPQQQPTCPVPPPPGGPGEAPLEWGQEHGGPAQEGVAVAKPSSPAHLHAEPEGAEVVQESWRRETEPGPREGEASNARAPGLTPQHVPPRPRTPIPPEGPREATHQPWGTGPEDLEGSQDRGPLERQLWRDQDQEGLPPKGGHDKERLGGREEVDEDRDVDESSPRDSPPSRTSPEGPSPPAVSREAAGICGFPAEGAIPPPVDFLSQVPAEIPALQPTGPSTGPPVEGPEAAPEFTFHVEIKSHVQKEQAGSELDLERAAHLGAPGEELEAQGNSVGEATREAGLPEPPEKRPAAGLPGRPVSRVPQLKARMVSKGKEGTGSEDRKAKGADSKTGTKIATPRGTAPPGQKGTANATRIPAKTTPSPKTPPGTASKQVHRKPPPAGAKSERGEPAKSGDRSGYSSPGSPGTPGSRSRTPSLPTPPTREPKKVAVVRTPPKSPSSTKSRLQTAPVPMPDLKNVRSKIGSTENLKHQPGGGKVQIINKKLDLSNVQSKCGSKDNIKHVPGGGSVQIVYKPVDLSKVTSKCGSLGNIHHKPGGGQVEVKSEKLDFKDRVQSKIGSLDNITHVPGGGNKKIETHKLTFRENAKAKTDHGAEIVYKSPVVSGDTSPRHLSNVSSTGSINMVDSPQLATLADEVSASLAKQGL
- the Mapt gene encoding microtubule-associated protein tau isoform X18 codes for the protein MAEPRQEFDTAEDHAEGYALLQDQEGEHGLKAEEAGIGDTPNMEDQAAGHVTQEKVSAPGLQRAAPERPQAEVSVASLGEKQPEAPVQASAHLPQQQPTCPVPPPPGGPGEAPLEWGQEHGGPAQEGVAVAKPSSPAHLHAEPEGAEVVQESWRRETEPGPREGEASNARAPGLTPQHVPPRPRTPIPPEGPREATHQPWGTGPEDLEGSQDRGPLERQLWRDQDQEGLPPKGGHDKERLGGREEVDEDRDVDESSPRDSPPSRTSPEGPSPPAVSREAAGICGFPAEGAIPPPVDFLSQVPAEIPALQPTGPSTGPPVEGPEAAPEFTFHVEIKSHVQKEQAGSELDLERAAHLGAPGEELEAQGNSVGEATREAGLPEPPEKRPAAGLPGRPVSRVPQLKARMVSKGKEGTGSEDRKAKGADSKTGTKIATPRGTAPPGQKGTANATRIPAKTTPSPKTPPGTGEPAKSGDRSGYSSPGSPGTPGSRSRTPSLPTPPTREPKKVAVVRTPPKSPSSTKSRLQTAPVPMPDLKNVRSKIGSTENLKHQPGGGKVQIINKKLDLSNVQSKCGSKDNIKHVPGGGSVQIVYKPVDLSKVTSKCGSLGNIHHKPGGGQVEVKSEKLDFKDRVQSKIGSLDNITHVPGGGNKKIETHKLTFRENAKAKTDHGAEIVYKSPVVSGDTSPRHLSNVSSTGSINMVDSPQLATLADEVSASLAKQGL